In Fodinicola acaciae, the following proteins share a genomic window:
- a CDS encoding nuclear transport factor 2 family protein, whose amino-acid sequence MDDVLAVSAAFDAALVRNDAAAAVAGFMTDDWVYVGPAGATPKADIIGWIASGRLVHDTMSVIGGEMVLPVGDAVVLSARKASSGRWDGVPYTADEWITEVYVRTGAGWRCAFSQKTPAE is encoded by the coding sequence ATGGACGACGTGCTGGCCGTGTCAGCGGCATTCGACGCGGCTCTGGTCCGTAACGACGCGGCCGCCGCCGTCGCCGGTTTCATGACCGACGACTGGGTCTACGTCGGTCCGGCCGGAGCCACGCCGAAGGCCGACATCATCGGCTGGATCGCCTCCGGGCGGCTCGTACACGACACCATGTCGGTGATTGGCGGCGAGATGGTCTTGCCGGTTGGCGATGCGGTGGTTTTGTCTGCGCGCAAGGCAAGTTCTGGTCGGTGGGACGGCGTGCCGTACACCGCCGATGAGTGGATCACCGAGGTTTACGTACGCACGGGCGCCGGGTGGCGTTGTGCGTTCAGCCAGAAGACTCCCGCCGAGTGA
- a CDS encoding DUF1801 domain-containing protein, with amino-acid sequence MFKVDASTVNEYFSADPAREADLRAVDRLIRSAAPALKRQFFGGTPGGRPGMSMRLVGYGLFQYHVKASAQPIDWPVIGLALQKNHLSLYVAAVEDGAYVVERFAGRLGKVSLGRNNIRFRTYADLGHDGLTDLVRYVGDGIVSGRLELRYGRVQ; translated from the coding sequence ATGTTCAAGGTCGACGCATCGACCGTCAACGAGTACTTCAGCGCGGATCCGGCTCGCGAAGCGGACCTGCGCGCCGTCGACCGGCTGATCCGGTCGGCAGCGCCGGCGCTGAAGCGCCAATTTTTCGGTGGCACGCCTGGCGGCAGGCCGGGGATGTCGATGCGACTGGTCGGCTATGGACTGTTTCAGTATCACGTCAAAGCGTCGGCGCAGCCGATCGACTGGCCAGTGATCGGGTTGGCGCTGCAGAAAAACCACCTCAGCCTGTATGTGGCGGCGGTCGAGGACGGCGCGTACGTCGTGGAGCGTTTTGCCGGCAGGCTAGGGAAGGTCAGTCTCGGGCGGAACAACATCCGTTTCAGGACGTACGCCGACCTCGGCCATGATGGGTTGACCGATCTGGTCAGGTATGTCGGCGATGGAATTGTCAGCGGTCGTCTCGAACTACGGTATGGCCGGGTCCAATAG
- a CDS encoding HNH endonuclease signature motif containing protein: MGGSMGVIGDPLFALNFVDAAPDAETVRLLQKLDPGAADRYECLAVMEVTNRLIAAMQGMQLAAMGRFITQYDPLARRYAAAEVACIFPNHNRPARTRELDHTIPPPNDPTSADNLKPLCKFHHKCKTHHG, translated from the coding sequence ATGGGCGGTAGCATGGGGGTTATCGGGGATCCGCTGTTCGCGTTGAACTTTGTCGACGCGGCGCCGGATGCGGAGACGGTTCGACTGCTGCAGAAGCTGGATCCTGGTGCCGCGGACCGGTACGAATGCCTCGCCGTGATGGAAGTGACCAACCGGTTGATCGCGGCGATGCAGGGAATGCAGCTCGCCGCGATGGGGCGGTTCATCACCCAGTACGATCCATTGGCGCGGCGGTACGCCGCCGCCGAAGTCGCCTGCATCTTCCCCAACCACAACCGGCCAGCCAGAACCCGCGAACTCGACCACACCATCCCACCCCCAAACGACCCAACCTCAGCGGACAACCTCAAACCCCTATGCAAGTTCCACCACAAATGCAAAACCCACCACGGCTAG
- a CDS encoding isochorismatase family protein, protein MSAKKLPAISPYAMPGEEPRNRVDWRPDPARTVLLIHDMQNYFMASFPRRDSPTTQLLGNIAMLRTDGVAIGIPIVYTAQPGAQAAPDRTLLTDFWGPGRTTACEAFMRDIQAFVVADAVADFGPDEHRQALHWIAG, encoded by the coding sequence ATGTCCGCGAAGAAACTGCCGGCGATCTCGCCGTATGCGATGCCGGGCGAGGAGCCGCGCAACCGGGTGGATTGGCGGCCGGATCCGGCGCGTACCGTTTTGCTGATCCACGACATGCAAAACTATTTCATGGCGTCGTTTCCGCGACGCGACTCGCCGACCACGCAGTTGCTCGGCAACATCGCGATGCTGCGGACCGACGGTGTCGCCATCGGCATTCCCATCGTCTACACCGCGCAACCTGGCGCGCAGGCCGCGCCGGATCGTACGCTGCTCACGGATTTCTGGGGCCCTGGCCGGACCACGGCGTGCGAGGCGTTTATGCGTGACATCCAGGCTTTCGTAGTCGCGGACGCCGTCGCCGACTTCGGCCCGGACGAGCACCGCCAAGCCTTGCACTGGATCGCCGGCTAA
- a CDS encoding DinB family protein, translating into MNWSEQLADQLDWHWRNQLRERLEGLTDEEYLWQPVEGAWTVRPRTSDDEPGTGDFTIDWMWPPPEPAPVTTIAWRLAHILVGVFGMRNASHFGGPPTHFSTYDYPGQAGVALARLDDAYKLWIESVRALDDDALARPCGPAEPYPDLPMAALVLHIHREAIHHGAEIALLRDLYLRR; encoded by the coding sequence ATCAACTGGAGCGAACAACTGGCGGACCAGCTCGACTGGCACTGGCGGAACCAGCTGCGGGAGCGGCTGGAGGGCCTGACCGACGAGGAGTATCTGTGGCAGCCGGTGGAGGGTGCGTGGACCGTCCGGCCGCGCACGTCCGACGACGAGCCGGGCACCGGCGACTTCACCATCGACTGGATGTGGCCGCCCCCTGAGCCGGCGCCGGTGACCACGATCGCCTGGCGGCTCGCCCACATCCTGGTCGGCGTGTTCGGCATGCGCAACGCCAGCCATTTCGGCGGCCCGCCGACGCACTTCAGCACCTATGACTATCCCGGCCAGGCCGGCGTCGCGCTCGCGCGGCTGGACGACGCGTACAAACTGTGGATCGAGAGCGTACGCGCACTCGACGACGACGCGCTGGCGCGGCCGTGCGGTCCGGCCGAACCGTACCCGGACCTGCCGATGGCCGCGCTGGTGCTGCACATCCACCGTGAGGCCATCCATCACGGCGCCGAGATCGCTCTGCTGCGCGACCTCTACCTCCGTCGCTGA
- a CDS encoding HNH endonuclease signature motif containing protein has product MKIRINVKTNATTMTGPDNQPGQLIGHEPITTQHARKLAKQPSSEWYRPWTDSPTHTLLNYEHLKYKPNPTLADYARANTPTCNFPNHNRPARTRELDHTIPPPNDPTSADNLKPLCKFHHKCKTHHG; this is encoded by the coding sequence ATGAAAATCCGCATCAACGTCAAAACCAACGCCACCACCATGACGGGCCCGGACAACCAGCCCGGTCAGCTCATCGGCCACGAACCAATCACCACCCAGCACGCACGGAAGCTAGCCAAGCAGCCCAGCAGCGAATGGTACCGACCCTGGACCGACAGCCCCACCCACACCCTCCTGAACTACGAGCACCTCAAATACAAACCCAACCCCACACTCGCCGACTACGCCAGAGCCAACACCCCCACCTGCAACTTCCCCAACCACAACCGGCCAGCCAGAACCCGCGAACTCGACCACACCATCCCACCCCCAAACGACCCAACCTCAGCGGACAACCTCAAACCCCTATGCAAGTTCCACCACAAATGCAAAACCCACCACGGCTAG
- a CDS encoding N-6 DNA methylase yields the protein MTAAERKARGAFFTPPELCRYVVDWAVRAPADAVLEPSCGEAAFLLAAAEKVDGRGELHGVELHAASAAGARSRLARAGARARVRVADFFTVPPAPRYDAVIGNPPYVRYQDFAGQARLRSQEAALRAGVSLSGLASSWAAFTVHSALFLKPGGRLGLVLPAELLSVNYAAGVRKFLMTRFRNVRLVLFTERVFPGVLEEVVLLLADGFDQGPTDHCELFQATNLADLPRAVGRRWTPPTPEHKWTASLLSAGALAAVDAISDFTELETWGDTTLGMVTGNNRYFALSERAVTDNGLDPGELLRLSPPGSRHLRGLAFTEAMWRELAAADRAVHLFRPEQPSEAARLYIKAGEQVGIDTAYKCRVRKPWWRVPLVPPAHILLTYMNADTPRLCANRARVHHLNSVHGVYLRPGHVKIGLDLLPLAALNSMTLLGAEVVGRAYGGGMLKLEPKEADKLPVPSRELLREARADLLALQPAVTAAVQNGAVTDAAALVDEVLLVRHLGLRRKDIAALREAHADLHGRRLARGRGPDA from the coding sequence ATGACGGCGGCGGAGCGCAAGGCGAGGGGGGCCTTCTTCACCCCGCCGGAGCTCTGCCGCTATGTCGTCGACTGGGCCGTACGCGCGCCGGCCGACGCGGTGCTGGAGCCGTCCTGCGGTGAGGCGGCGTTTCTGCTGGCCGCGGCCGAGAAGGTGGACGGTCGCGGCGAGCTGCACGGCGTCGAGCTGCACGCGGCGAGTGCGGCCGGTGCGCGGTCGCGGCTGGCGCGCGCCGGCGCGCGCGCCAGGGTCAGGGTGGCCGACTTCTTCACCGTGCCGCCGGCGCCGCGCTATGACGCGGTGATCGGCAATCCGCCGTATGTGCGCTATCAGGATTTCGCCGGCCAGGCGCGGCTGCGGTCGCAGGAGGCGGCGCTGCGCGCCGGCGTGTCGCTGAGCGGCCTCGCCTCGTCGTGGGCCGCCTTTACGGTGCATTCCGCGCTTTTCCTGAAGCCAGGCGGCCGGCTCGGGCTGGTGTTGCCGGCCGAGCTGCTGAGCGTCAACTACGCGGCCGGTGTTCGCAAGTTCCTGATGACGCGGTTTCGCAACGTACGGCTGGTGCTGTTCACCGAGCGGGTTTTCCCCGGCGTGTTGGAAGAAGTCGTGCTGCTGCTGGCCGACGGCTTCGACCAGGGGCCGACCGACCACTGCGAGCTCTTCCAGGCGACCAACCTGGCCGACCTGCCGCGCGCGGTCGGCCGGCGCTGGACACCGCCGACGCCGGAGCACAAGTGGACCGCGTCGCTGCTGTCCGCCGGCGCGCTGGCCGCGGTCGACGCGATCAGCGACTTCACCGAGCTGGAGACCTGGGGCGACACCACGCTCGGCATGGTGACCGGCAACAACCGCTATTTCGCGCTGTCCGAACGCGCGGTCACCGACAACGGCCTGGATCCGGGGGAGCTGCTGCGACTGTCGCCGCCGGGCTCGCGGCACCTACGCGGCCTGGCCTTCACCGAGGCGATGTGGCGGGAGCTGGCCGCCGCCGACCGCGCGGTGCACCTGTTTCGGCCGGAGCAGCCGTCGGAGGCGGCGCGGCTCTACATCAAGGCCGGCGAGCAGGTCGGCATCGACACCGCGTACAAGTGTCGCGTGCGCAAGCCGTGGTGGCGCGTGCCGCTGGTGCCGCCGGCGCACATCCTGCTGACATACATGAACGCCGACACGCCGCGACTATGTGCCAACCGCGCGCGCGTACATCATCTGAACTCGGTGCACGGCGTCTATCTGCGGCCCGGCCACGTGAAAATCGGCCTCGACCTGCTGCCGCTGGCCGCGCTCAACAGCATGACGCTGCTCGGCGCGGAGGTGGTCGGCCGCGCGTACGGCGGTGGGATGCTGAAACTGGAGCCGAAAGAGGCCGACAAGCTGCCGGTGCCGTCGCGCGAGCTGCTGCGCGAGGCGCGCGCCGACCTGCTGGCCCTGCAACCGGCGGTGACCGCGGCGGTGCAGAATGGCGCGGTGACCGATGCCGCCGCTCTCGTCGACGAGGTGCTGCTCGTACGCCATCTTGGCCTGCGCCGCAAGGACATCGCCGCGCTGCGCGAGGCACATGCCGACCTGCACGGCCGGCGGCTGGCGCGTGGCCGGGGTCCGGATGCCTGA